A stretch of Hoplias malabaricus isolate fHopMal1 chromosome 10, fHopMal1.hap1, whole genome shotgun sequence DNA encodes these proteins:
- the tlcd4a gene encoding TLC domain-containing protein 4-B, which produces MDAFTQLILLIAVVSFCFFQWLFHSVSPWISSRISSGFQKLSHKQQIEWNSRTVSTLHALLVGLFCLYILCFDEAVNQDPVWGDPTLVKINVGITTGYLISDLLLIFYYWRAIGDKFFVIHHLAALYAYYYVLGQGMLPYFANFRLLAEFSTPCVNQRWFFEVLGYPKTSRPNLANGVLMAAVFFMVRIAVMPVYYSRMYSVYGTEAFYRVPFGGRCAWIFSSICLDIMNIMWMHKIARGCYKVLRSSQRLKTQIQENGKTD; this is translated from the exons ATGGATGCCTTCACCCAGCTGATTCTGCTCATCGCAGTGGTGAGTTTCTGCTTCTTCCAGTGGCTCTTCCACAGCGTGAGTCCTTGGATATCATCCAGAATCAGCTCTGGCTTCCAGAAACTCAGTCACAAACAGCAGATTGAGTGGAACTCAAG aACAGTGTCCACACTCCATGCGTTGCTGGTTGGGCTCTTCTGCCTCTACATCCTCTGCTTCGATGAGGCTGTAAATCAGGATCCTGTGTG GGGGGATCCAACACTGGTGAAGATAAACGTGGGAATCACAACAGGCTACCTCATATCTG aTCTGCTGCTCATATTTTACTACTGGAGGGCGATAGGGGACAAGTTTTTTGTAATTCATCACCTGGCAGCATTGTATGCTTACTACTATGTACTG GGTCAAGGAATGTTGCCTTATTTTGCTAACTTCCGTCTGCTTGCAGAGTTTTCCACCCCATGTGTGAACCAGCG CTGGTTCTTTGAAGTGTTAGGTTACCCTAAAACCTCCAGGCCCAACCTTGCCAATGGGGTGCTGATGGCGGCTGTGTTTTTCATGGTACGGATTGCGGTCATGCCTGTTTACTACAGTCGTATGTACTCTGTATATGGTACGGAAGCATTCTACCGCGTCCCGTTTGGTGGCCGTTGTGCCTGGATATTCTCCAGCATCTGTTTGGACATTATGAACATCATGTGGATGCAtaagatcgctcgcggctgctACAAGGTCCTGCGCTCCAGCCAGCGGCTCAAAACCCAGATTCAGGAGAATGGAAAAACTGACTAA